From the genome of Salvelinus fontinalis isolate EN_2023a chromosome 20, ASM2944872v1, whole genome shotgun sequence, one region includes:
- the LOC129817529 gene encoding protein THEMIS-like, translated as MERMAMTLEKFTRSLDATSLPRVLQIQSGYYFQGSVYELFGREWSFSYGELLKIIGISVTRLNVELQSEGSKSMTVDISLDYPGLFRIVADKSPYTSIQEIVEAVCISPECLGQPEFRCPEELQLAEGTIHAEESFRLTALRTKHGDSHVECEVTRKDSKHIFTVKLSHTGEFYECADDQFYTLRELVEWKMPKGRKRTVTWAKSLPSKEKWVSKLPEDYSGELVLTPVYELQTVSKFGKNVVFIPSTLDVEVLDVTEESDGACFMQPLSLRDVFAKPSEVFPFRAEIIEPPSQVQEELGFLKSSKQVIVHGAYQTKRILASEIRSEAQRRFLIPVSYNGRFKRRPRMFPTAYDLEVAKSDMEQLHVVATRAFEADYEGLSSVLVGDQYLVHKRETSEVIYGGRRKTVEALACEKMVGKKYEAVLIPMCLDGGFVEVVHDKKQYMLSEVCHRFSLPFNVKVSMRDLSVMEDLLAGATGLQLEEEITDPYLLVSTPDLAQCWEVPVNRINMTLQLLQQWSGPEPTQGQAVRSAVEEIGEDCYFTLRRYVNASVLPPPRPPKRHQQPLEDTLKLQPPRPKKPGPPSPKSPHTAKPAMPSPSSFDCAEQNTSIPRNETSNTNLVAVPKPGPQKAIVEENSPHNNTIEQDDEYTHDYEYIDEDELDSIRRKLNDQSIHITDRKKSENTYAMQTAKQV; from the exons ATGGAAAGGATGGCTATGACATTGGAAAAGTTCACCCGCTCTCTTGATGCCACGTCTCTCCCTAGAGTACTGCAGATACAATCTGGATATTATTTCCAAG GTTCTGTGTATGAACTGTTTGGAAGAGAGTGGAGCTTCTCCTATGGAGAGCTCCTGAAGATCATTGGGATCAGTGTCACCAGACTCAATGTGGAACTTCAGTCTGAGGGTTCCAAATCTATGACAGTAGATATATCTCTCGACTATCCAG GCCTTTTCAGGATCGTGGCCGACAAGAGCCCATACACCAGTATACAGGAGATTGTTGAGGCAGTGTGTATCAGCCCTGAGTGCCTGGGCCAGCCAGAGTTCCGCTGCCCTGAGGAACtacagctggctgaggggaccaTCCATGCTGAGGAGAGCTTCAGACTCACTGCTCTTAGGACGAAGCACGGAGACAGCCATGTTGAGTGTGAGGTCACGCGGAAAGACTCCAAGCACATCTTCACTGTGAAGCTCTCGCACACTGGGGAGTTCTATGAGTGTGCCGACGACCAGTTCTACACCCTCAGGGAGCTGGTGGAGTGGAAAATGCCCAAAGGAAGGAAAAGGACAGTGACTTGGGCCAAGTCTTTGCCATCAAAGGAGAAGTGGGTGTCTAAGTTGCCAGAGGACTACAGTGGAGAGCTGGTTCTCACACCTGTCTACGAGCTCCAGACTGTGTCCAAGT TTGGGAAGAACGTTGTTTTCATCCCATCGACCCTTGACGTTGAGGTGTTGGACGTAACCGAGGAGAGTGACGGTGCCTGTTTCATGCAGCCTCTGTCACTCCGTGATGTCTTTGCCAAGCCGAGCGAGGTCTTCCCCTTCAGGGCTGAGATCATAGAGCCACCATCACAAGTTCAGGAGGAATTGGGTTTCCTGAAGTCCTCTAAGCAAGTCATTGTCCACGGTGCCTACCAGACCAAGAGGATCCTAGCGTCTGAGATCCGCAGCGAGGCCCAAAGACGCTTCCTCATTCCAGTGTCTTACAACGGCAGGTTCAAGCGCAGGCCCCGGATGTTCCCCACAGCGTATGACCTAGAGGTAGCCAAGAGTGACATGGAGCAGCTCCACGTGGTGGCTACCAGGGCCTTTGAGGCCGACTACGAGGGTCTGTCCTCAGTACTGGTGGGAGACCAGTACCTGGTCCACAAAAgggagaccagtgaggtgatcTACGGCGGCAGGAGAAAGACGGTGGAGGCCCTGGCCTGTGAGAAGATGGTGGGGAAGAAGTACGAGGCCGTGCTGATCCCCATGTGTCTGGACGGCGGCTTTGTGGAGGTGGTCCACGACAAGAAGCAGTACATGCTCTCAGAGGTCTGCCACAGGTTCTCCCTGCCCTTCAACGTCAAGGTGTCTATGAGGGACCTCTCAGTGATGGAGGACCTCCTGGCTGGGGCCACAGGGCTGCAGCTGGAGGAGGAGATCACTGACCCCTACCTTCTTGTCTCCACCCCGGACCTGGCCCAGTGCTGGGAGGTGCCTGTCAACCGCATCAACATGACCCTGCAGCTCCTGCAGCAGTGGAGCGGCCCAGAGCCGACCCAGGGCCAGGCTGTCCGCTCGGCTgtggaggagataggagaggacTGCTATTTTACCCTGAGGAGGTACGTCAACGCCAGTGTGCTGCCTCCCCCTCGACCACCAAAGAGACATCAACAGCCCTTAGAAGACACATTGAAACTGCAGCCTCCCAGGCCAAAGAAGCCAGGCCCCCCCTCTCCAAAG AGCCCACATACAGCCAAACCAGCCATGCCTAGCCCTAGTTCATTTGATTGTGCAGAACAGAACACCTCTATACCAAGAAATGAAACGTCCAACACAAATCTGGTTGCAGTGCCTAAACCAGGCCCACAaaaag CCATCGTTGAAGAAAACAGTCCTCACAACAATACAATTGAACAGGATGATGAATACACTCATGATTATGAATACATTGATGAGGATGAACTTGACAGCATCAGGAGAAAATTGAATGACCAAAGTATTCACATAACAGACAGGAAGAAATCAGAAAACACATATGCCATGCAGACTGCAAAACAGGTTTAG